The Risungbinella massiliensis sequence AACACTTCATGATATTGATTGTATCGTAAGTGCGAGTGGCACGATGGAGCAAGCGATTCCTTGTACGGCAGCTTTACTATATCGGGAGTTAGGTGCTCAACAACACCGAGGCATTCCAGCATTTGATATTAATTCTACTTGTCTTAGTTTTGTTACTGCCTTGGATCAAGTTTCGTATCTTATTGAATTAGGTCGCTATCGTCATGTTCTAATTGTTTCTTCCGAAATTGCTTCGGTCGGCTTAAATTGGAAACAAAAAGAGAGTGCCTCTTTGTTTGGAGATGGTGCAGCAGCAGTAGTGGTAGGACCTACTAGTCAAGAAGATGCTTCCTGTATTCTCGCGTCTCGAATGGAAACGTATCCTGAGGGTGCTCATCTTACGGAGATCAGAGGGGGCGGGAGTAAATATCATCCACGCAAATACGAAGGGGAAGTAGATTGGAATGACTTCTTATTTGATATGGATGGAGAAGCGGTATTTCGTTTGAGTTTGCGTTATTTGCCATCTTTTCTCGAAAAGCTGTTTTCATCAGTTGATGCTCAGCCAGATTTTCATATGGATCAATTAAGATGGGTAGTTCCACATCAAGCTAGTAAACTAGCGATGAAAATTATGCAACGAAGGCTAAAAATTCCAGAAGATCGTATGTTGATGCTTGTAGAAAAGTACGGAAATAATATCGCGGCATCCATTCCGATCGGTTTATATGAAATCATTCGGAATAAGCAATTGCAAAGAGGGGATACGTGTCTACTCTTGGGGACATCTGCTGGTCTTTCTTTAGGGGGAATGGTGCTTGTCTACTAAAGAGCAAACCTTTTTGCTGACTGGTGGAAGGGCACCAGCAACACTGCATTTTGCGAGATTATTATCTAAAGCAGGACATCGCGTATTGGTTGCAGAGAGCAATTCCGTCCATCTATGTAAAAAGAGTAAAGCAGTATCCAAAACGTTTTCCGTTCCAGCACCTCGCTTTGAGCCAGAGAAGTTTATCCAATCTCTAGAGGCTATTATTGTAACGGAACATGTCGACCACCTCGTACCAATGTGTGAAGAGGTTTTTACAGTTGGGAAGTACTACAATGTGTTGGCCAACCGTTGTAAAGTTTGGACGGAGTCGGGGGACAAGCTACAAAAAGTTCATAACAAATGGCTTTTTCTAAAAGAAGCAGAAGGATTGGGAAATAGAATACCAGAGACTTACCTGATCTGTACACAAGAAGAGTTGATAGAAAAGGTAGGATCTTTCTCTGCTAATCGAAGTTGGATTTTGAAACCAGTTTATTCTCGGTTTGCATCCAAAGTGGTATTCATCCAAAACGGAGAAGTTTCACTAGATGATTATGTCGAGATAACTCCCGCATTTCCTTGGCTACTACAAGAATACCTTTTGGGGAAACAGTTTTGTACTTACAGTGTTGCGGATCATGGAAAATTACTTGCTCATGCAACTTACCAGACTACCTTTACAGCTGGCATTGGATCATCGATTACATTTCAACCTACTGAGCAACCAGAACTAAAACGTGATATTACTGATTGGGTGAGTAAGCATGGCTGGTCTGGCCAAATTGCCTTTGATTGGATATATACTTCGTCAGGTGAATGGGTTCCGATAGAGTGTAATCCAAGAGCAACTAGTGGAATTCATCTGTTTATGGAAAAGGATCAGTTGGAGCTTGCTTTTACCAAACAGGAGTTGAATCAAGTTATTGCTCCCTCACCTAGAACCAAACAGATGTTGTCCCTTGCCATGCTTACGTATGGCTTGGCAAACTGCCAGTCTTTTGCACAGGTTTGGGACTGGCTCAAAACACTATCTCGTTTTCGTGATGCTGTGTTTCGTTGGAACGATCCGATTCCTTTCTTTTACCAATTACCAGTACTGTATTTTATGTGGAAACAGAGTATAAATCATCGGATTCCGATGACAGAAGTATCAACTTATGATATTGAATGGAATGGAGATTAAGAAAGTGCGAGCACTTGTAACTGGAGCAACAGGGTTCTTGGGTAAAGCATTATCTATGAGATTACAGCAATTAGGATGGAAAGTGACTGCAACTGGACGGAATCGAACTATTGGAAAAGTCCTGGAAGAACAGGGGATTATGTTTCGACCTTCTCCATTAGAAAATCGGAAAGAGATCATTGCGTTGTGCCAAGAGCAAGATTATGTGTTTCATTGTGGGGCGCTCTCCTCACCTTGGGGAAAGTATGCTCAGTTTTATCAAGCGAATGTAATCGGTACGAGAAATGTGATAGAAGGGTGTATAGAGAGTCAAGTAAAACGGCTTATTCATGTTTCGACACCGAGTATTTATTTTTCCTTTCAAGACCGTTTGAACGTGAAAGAAACAGATCCATTGCCTAATAAAATGGTAAATCATTATGCTAGTACCAAACAATTAGCTGAACTAGAAGTGGATCAGGCTTTCTCACAAGGTTTGGAAACGATTACTATTCGTCCAAGAGCATTATTTGGTCCTGAAGACCAAACGATTCTTCCACGTCTGTTAAAAGCCAATGAGAAAAAGATGGTTCCGCTTATTAACAATGGCAGAGCATTGATAGATCTCACCTATATAGAAAATGTGGTAGATGCGCTCTTACTTTGTGTAGATGCTCCTAAGACTTCTTTAGGAAAGAAATTTAATATAACGAATGGGGAACCAGTCTATCTAATCGAGGTATTAGAAAAGTTATTTAACAAATTGCAATCCCCCTTTTATGGAAAGGCCATTTCGTTTGGTTCTGCATATCGAATTGCAGCATTGCTAGAGCTATTATCAAAAACAATTTTGCTTGGTAAAGAACCAACCCTAACACGCTATACTGTAGGCGTTCTCGGGGTAAGTCAGACTCTTGATATCAGTGCTGCTAAACGTGAGTTGGGATATAGACCACGAGTCAGTATTGAAGAAGGAGTAGATCATTTTGTTCATTGGTGGAGGAAACAAAGATGAAACAAGTAAAATGGCATTTATTCCAAGGGGGCTACTGTACTCACCCTGGGAAGATCGTCAATCCTAAGTCAAATTGGAAAAAGAGGGTTTTTCCAGCGCTATTTTTCCTAATTGTTCATCCAGAACAGGGACCGATATTGATTGATACGGGTTATTCGAAATACTTTTTTAAAGAAACCAAACGATTTCCTTTCTCCCTGTTTCATTTGTTGACTCCTGTCACTTTTGAACAGGAAGAAGAGGCTGTACAACAAATAAAAAAAGTTGGAATATCACCAGAGGATGTAAAGTGGATCGTTCTCACTCATCTTCATGCAGATCATATCGCTGGTGTAAAAGATTTCCCGAATGCTACTTTTATTTGTTCGCAAAAGGAACTTAACGCTGTTCATGGAAAAGGAGATTGGAAATCTTTGCGTAGAGGATTTATTCCTAATCTATTACCTAGTGATTTTGGACAAAGGGTAAAAGTGATCGAAGAACTCTCCCAACAAAACATTTCGGCCAAATTCTCTATGTTCAATACTGCATATGATTTATTTGGTGATAACAGTCTGATCGCAGTCGATTTGCCTGGACATGCTCAAGGGCAGATCGGATTGTTTTTCCAAGATGAGCAAGGAAAGACCATCTTCCTAGCATCTGATAGCTGCTGGGTAAAAGAGGCTTATGAGGAAATTGTTTTACCACACCCGCTTTCCAATCTTATTACGGAGCAACCAAAAGAGTATCGAGAGAGTCTAGTAAAGGTACATAATCTAGCAAAAGAACATCCTGATATTCGCATCATTCCATCCCACTGTTTGGACACATGGGAAGAGTATAAAAAGATGGGGAGGTAGCGCCAATTGTTAAAACGACTTCTTCATGTGGTCGCCCAATACTTGAAAACAAAGTATGGGCGTCGTTTTCGTACAAGAAAAGAATTAGAGCGCTGGCAAGAACAAAAGGTGGAGAAGCACGTAACGTGGGTTCTAGCTCATTCTCCTTTTTATCAAGAATGGCTAAAAGATTACTCGATAAAAGATTGGCGACAATTTCCGATCATTAATAAGCAAATCATGATGGATCAATTTTTACAATTTAATACAGTAGGAGTTACCAAGGAGGAGGCTTTTTCTCTCGCTTTTCAGTCAGAGGAAACTAGGGATTTTTCTGGAAAAACGCAGGGGATCTCTGTGGGTCTATCATCTGGAACCTCTGGTAATCGAGGACTGTTTTTAGTACGAGACGAAGAGAGTTGGCAGTGGGTTGGAGCGATGCTAGCAAAAGTATTGCCAAACAGTATTTTCGGAAAGTGCCGAATCGCACTGTTTCTAAGAGCCAACAACAACCTTTATACAAGTCTTACGAGTAATCGAATTCACTTTCAGTTTTTTGACCTACTGACTCCTCTAAAAGAACATGTGTCCAAAATTCAGGAATATCAGCCAACTATTTTAGTAGCTCCACCTTCCGTTCTTCGGATGCTGGCCAAAATGCAGATGGAGCAAAAAGTAAATCTACATCTTCAAAAAGTGATCTCTGTAGCAGAGGTTCTAGACCCATTAGATGAACAATTGATATCTAAAGGATTTGGACAAATAGTTCATCAAATTTATCAATGTACAGAAGGATTTTTAGCAACTACCTGTTCGCATGGTACACTTCATCTCAATGAAGATTTGGTAGTGATTCAAAAAAAATATCTGGATCGGCAAAAACGAAAATTTTCCCCGATCATTACCGATTTTTGTAGAACTAGTCAACCGATTATCCGATATGGTTTGGATGATATTTTGACAGAGAGAGCCGAGCCTTGTCCTTGTGGATCAGTCTATACAGCGATTGAGCAGATTGAAGGAAGATGTGATGATTTATTCTATTTTCCACATCGAACAGAGCAACAAAATGTTACGATTTATCCAGATTTTATACGAAGGGCAGTTATTTCAGCCGATTCTAGGATTGAAGAGTACCGTGTTTTACAGTTAGCAGACGATGAGTTAGTGATTCAGCTAAAAGTTTCTGATTCGAACAAATTAGAAGTCCAGCAATTGATAGAGGAATCGATGAAAGCTCTGTGTGATCAACTGGAGTGTATATTACCAAAGATTAGATGGTCTGAATACGAGTGGCAAACGGGTGCCAAAAAGCTACGTCGGGTAGAACGGATGTACGGATGACTTGTTTACATCCGAAACAATGGTAGGAGACCGTAGAATTTCTAAGGTCTCTTCTTTTTTTGAGCGGAGGAGGAGGGCTAACAAAGCATATAGATGATGTGAATTTGATCCAAAAGAGCTATAGAAAAAAAGATGTTTACGAGTTAGACTATCTTGGACATCAGGTGCATCTGACATGATAGGGGATTGAACTTGGATAAGAACGTGAAAACTATCACATATAACTTATTTTTAATCAGCACCGATCCCCACTAGAAAGGACAATGAAGCATGAAAAAAACAGTAGCATTTTTATTAGCAATTGTACTATTACTTGTACCACAAGCTGTTTTTGCTCACTCCAAGTTAGTAAAAGCAAATCCGGCTCCAGACACGACTATTACAGAAGAAGTAAAGGAGATGCGTTTGGAGTTTAACACCAAGATTGAACAAGGTAGTACGGTCGCGGTCAAAGACGAAACAAATAAGGAGATACCTGTTCAAGTACAAGTGGCAGGAAATGAATTGGTAGCGACTACGAGTGATGTCCTTCCAAATGGAGCAATTCAAGTGCATTGGACTATCATTGGAGCGGATGGACATACAGTGGAAGGTGAATATCAATTTACAGTAAATCGCCCAGCTGTTGCTACCCCGTCTGAAGAACAACAGCTAATCGAGAAGACGGTACCAGCTCCACAAGTCGATCCTAATGAGACCAAGCAAATTGAAGAAAAAGCTACCATCTTACCTTGGATTTTGGGTGCTCTGTTGTTGGCGTTGATTATATTCCTGATAATTTTGCTAAAGGGAAAGAAGCGAAATAAATGATGATGCTTGTCACCATAACAGAACCTCTTCTTTATATAAGCTACGCCCTCGTCATCGGGGGCCTCTTCCTAGCAAGCCTACCAGAACAAAAAAAGCCACCTTTATCCATTCCAAATTGGTTGTTGCCTACTAGCATTATCTCCATCTGTTTATTTGGCTTGGGTCCTGTTATTCAAGTTTGGAGTTTCATCCCTACTGTAACAAAGAATAGTATCTCGATTTGGAGCTTTTTAACGGAAAATACACAAGGGCAAGCTTGGCTAGCAACTACCTTTGGGGTAATATTGCTCTTGCTATTTCTCTGGATGAATGATATTCATACTTCTCGTCCTACTGCTTTTCTCAGCTTGGTATGGGG is a genomic window containing:
- a CDS encoding beta-ketoacyl-ACP synthase III, with product MKKRNMKIMGVGRYFPNRIVTAEEMDELLGVKSGWVAKKSGVLTRYFAESETITQMGALAAKEALEDAGLTLHDIDCIVSASGTMEQAIPCTAALLYRELGAQQHRGIPAFDINSTCLSFVTALDQVSYLIELGRYRHVLIVSSEIASVGLNWKQKESASLFGDGAAAVVVGPTSQEDASCILASRMETYPEGAHLTEIRGGGSKYHPRKYEGEVDWNDFLFDMDGEAVFRLSLRYLPSFLEKLFSSVDAQPDFHMDQLRWVVPHQASKLAMKIMQRRLKIPEDRMLMLVEKYGNNIAASIPIGLYEIIRNKQLQRGDTCLLLGTSAGLSLGGMVLVY
- a CDS encoding ATP-grasp domain-containing protein, which translates into the protein MSTKEQTFLLTGGRAPATLHFARLLSKAGHRVLVAESNSVHLCKKSKAVSKTFSVPAPRFEPEKFIQSLEAIIVTEHVDHLVPMCEEVFTVGKYYNVLANRCKVWTESGDKLQKVHNKWLFLKEAEGLGNRIPETYLICTQEELIEKVGSFSANRSWILKPVYSRFASKVVFIQNGEVSLDDYVEITPAFPWLLQEYLLGKQFCTYSVADHGKLLAHATYQTTFTAGIGSSITFQPTEQPELKRDITDWVSKHGWSGQIAFDWIYTSSGEWVPIECNPRATSGIHLFMEKDQLELAFTKQELNQVIAPSPRTKQMLSLAMLTYGLANCQSFAQVWDWLKTLSRFRDAVFRWNDPIPFFYQLPVLYFMWKQSINHRIPMTEVSTYDIEWNGD
- a CDS encoding NAD-dependent epimerase/dehydratase family protein, whose product is MRALVTGATGFLGKALSMRLQQLGWKVTATGRNRTIGKVLEEQGIMFRPSPLENRKEIIALCQEQDYVFHCGALSSPWGKYAQFYQANVIGTRNVIEGCIESQVKRLIHVSTPSIYFSFQDRLNVKETDPLPNKMVNHYASTKQLAELEVDQAFSQGLETITIRPRALFGPEDQTILPRLLKANEKKMVPLINNGRALIDLTYIENVVDALLLCVDAPKTSLGKKFNITNGEPVYLIEVLEKLFNKLQSPFYGKAISFGSAYRIAALLELLSKTILLGKEPTLTRYTVGVLGVSQTLDISAAKRELGYRPRVSIEEGVDHFVHWWRKQR
- a CDS encoding MBL fold metallo-hydrolase; this encodes MKQVKWHLFQGGYCTHPGKIVNPKSNWKKRVFPALFFLIVHPEQGPILIDTGYSKYFFKETKRFPFSLFHLLTPVTFEQEEEAVQQIKKVGISPEDVKWIVLTHLHADHIAGVKDFPNATFICSQKELNAVHGKGDWKSLRRGFIPNLLPSDFGQRVKVIEELSQQNISAKFSMFNTAYDLFGDNSLIAVDLPGHAQGQIGLFFQDEQGKTIFLASDSCWVKEAYEEIVLPHPLSNLITEQPKEYRESLVKVHNLAKEHPDIRIIPSHCLDTWEEYKKMGR
- a CDS encoding F390 synthetase-related protein, encoding MLKRLLHVVAQYLKTKYGRRFRTRKELERWQEQKVEKHVTWVLAHSPFYQEWLKDYSIKDWRQFPIINKQIMMDQFLQFNTVGVTKEEAFSLAFQSEETRDFSGKTQGISVGLSSGTSGNRGLFLVRDEESWQWVGAMLAKVLPNSIFGKCRIALFLRANNNLYTSLTSNRIHFQFFDLLTPLKEHVSKIQEYQPTILVAPPSVLRMLAKMQMEQKVNLHLQKVISVAEVLDPLDEQLISKGFGQIVHQIYQCTEGFLATTCSHGTLHLNEDLVVIQKKYLDRQKRKFSPIITDFCRTSQPIIRYGLDDILTERAEPCPCGSVYTAIEQIEGRCDDLFYFPHRTEQQNVTIYPDFIRRAVISADSRIEEYRVLQLADDELVIQLKVSDSNKLEVQQLIEESMKALCDQLECILPKIRWSEYEWQTGAKKLRRVERMYG
- a CDS encoding copper resistance CopC family protein, with protein sequence MKKTVAFLLAIVLLLVPQAVFAHSKLVKANPAPDTTITEEVKEMRLEFNTKIEQGSTVAVKDETNKEIPVQVQVAGNELVATTSDVLPNGAIQVHWTIIGADGHTVEGEYQFTVNRPAVATPSEEQQLIEKTVPAPQVDPNETKQIEEKATILPWILGALLLALIIFLIILLKGKKRNK